The proteins below come from a single Crinalium epipsammum PCC 9333 genomic window:
- a CDS encoding tyrosine-type recombinase/integrase: protein MDDSTLVPKLPDLLMLANQTPDVLRDFVADKRSPKTKSEYVKDIKDFFQFVTGNNPRPQQAVEFLELDRFQAVALVLRYKQNLIERGLKEATVNRRLAALKSLVNYAFKVGKCAWTLADIKSERIKPYRDTTGIKPSEFKQMLAVSDRTTNRGKRDYAILRLLWDNALRRGEVSSLSIGDLDLDSRRLWILGKGRGSQKEAVALSIPTVNALQEWLQAQRETDINKPLFISLDKASPGHRLSTTSIYKIVNAIAQDAGITKKLSPHRIRHSSVTAALEATNGDVRRVQKLSRHSNLNTLMIYDDNRLSHQGEITDLLADLV, encoded by the coding sequence ATGGATGATAGTACACTTGTACCCAAATTACCGGATTTACTGATGCTGGCTAACCAAACTCCAGATGTTTTACGCGATTTTGTGGCTGATAAGCGCAGCCCGAAAACTAAGTCGGAATATGTGAAGGATATTAAAGATTTTTTCCAGTTTGTTACTGGTAACAACCCTAGACCTCAACAAGCGGTAGAGTTTCTGGAGTTAGACAGGTTTCAAGCTGTCGCTCTGGTACTAAGATACAAACAAAATTTAATTGAACGTGGACTCAAAGAGGCAACGGTTAACAGGCGCTTGGCGGCTCTCAAGAGCTTGGTAAATTATGCTTTTAAGGTGGGTAAATGCGCTTGGACTCTTGCTGATATTAAATCAGAACGCATTAAACCATATCGCGATACTACGGGGATCAAACCATCGGAGTTTAAGCAAATGCTGGCAGTGAGCGATCGCACCACGAATCGGGGCAAGCGTGATTATGCCATACTCCGGTTACTGTGGGATAATGCACTTAGACGCGGGGAAGTATCATCGCTCTCGATTGGTGACTTAGATTTAGATTCCCGTAGATTATGGATTCTAGGTAAGGGTCGGGGGAGTCAGAAGGAAGCTGTAGCTTTATCAATTCCAACTGTCAATGCTTTGCAGGAATGGTTACAGGCACAAAGGGAGACTGATATTAACAAGCCTCTGTTTATTAGCCTTGACAAAGCATCACCAGGGCATCGTCTCAGCACTACTTCTATTTATAAGATTGTTAATGCGATCGCACAAGACGCTGGTATTACTAAAAAGTTAAGCCCGCACAGGATTAGACATTCATCGGTAACAGCAGCATTAGAAGCGACTAACGGAGATGTGCGGCGGGTGCAAAAGTTATCACGGCATAGTAACTTAAATACTTTGATGATTTATGACGATAACAGATTAAGTCATCAAGGGGAAATTACAGATTTATTAGCTGATTTAGTTTAG
- a CDS encoding DUF29 domain-containing protein, whose amino-acid sequence MTTNLKLTSYQELYHIDYYKWLDTTAQLLRNHQFDDVDFDNLIEEIEAMSGSQRRELENRLRVLLMHLLKYKYQPERRSNSWLNTIDEQRNQLELLLEYSPSLKPFYSEVFDKCYVKARRSAANETGLSINTFPSDSPFTQDDTLNPDWLPE is encoded by the coding sequence ATGACCACTAACCTAAAACTTACTTCATATCAAGAGCTTTATCATATTGATTATTATAAGTGGCTTGATACGACGGCTCAACTGTTGCGAAATCATCAATTTGATGATGTAGATTTTGATAATTTAATTGAAGAAATTGAGGCAATGAGTGGTAGCCAGCGACGAGAGTTAGAAAACAGACTGAGGGTATTACTCATGCACTTACTCAAGTATAAATATCAGCCTGAAAGACGTTCTAACAGTTGGTTAAATACTATTGATGAACAGCGCAACCAATTAGAACTTTTACTTGAATATAGCCCTAGCCTGAAACCTTTTTACTCTGAAGTTTTTGATAAATGCTATGTTAAAGCACGGCGTAGTGCTGCTAACGAAACTGGACTATCTATTAACACTTTCCCATCAGATTCACCCTTTACCCAAGATGACACCCTTAACCCTGATTGGTTGCCTGAGTAG
- a CDS encoding DUF6399 domain-containing protein: MNVRQRCFDISQACWNHGQKSLRKIAQVTQISKSSVHRHQQAMKRRDLHPESYLWEIPEAYQWLRLLVFATLYIFGIQQGVGCEAISRFFHILRLQNVIGVSPSSLRRIEAQMREQILNYQVQMQQQLENHSAPIEVRAGADETFFPEVVLVLMDLVSGYIILEDYSTDRQYLTWSQKAKSALNNLGTTVIVKSLVSDRASALIQLAVHMGCLSIPDLFHAMRGISRVIGCRFGNRLNQIKKQLRTLHNQALNYSGHSQSIPKKLAQKIAVLQEQYNFLLTGKLAYHNILHQITCAVHPFAIDGSGFQTTVDVATILYQQLPQLATLGYTYQIPKLETAISTFSGQVSAIAAGINLWWQSVEESLQLEQVSPDLSNWLLGYFLPHFYWLSVIKQTKNPALKEIYTQVSRHYSSHLLEHPLTSKVSKNEWIHWRSWAEQMSAQFQRSSSAIEGRNGYLSRIHHCGRGISSKHLQVLTVIHNFDIQRADKTTAAQRLFNQEFPALFDWVISQMGDLPLPRKSYQII, translated from the coding sequence ATGAATGTGCGACAGCGTTGCTTTGATATTTCCCAAGCTTGTTGGAATCACGGTCAAAAGTCTCTCCGTAAGATAGCACAGGTTACACAAATTTCTAAAAGTAGTGTACATCGGCATCAACAAGCCATGAAGCGACGTGACCTACATCCAGAATCATATCTATGGGAGATACCAGAAGCTTATCAATGGTTGCGGCTATTAGTGTTTGCTACCCTCTATATTTTTGGGATTCAACAAGGGGTTGGTTGCGAAGCAATTTCTCGTTTTTTTCATATTCTACGATTGCAGAATGTCATCGGAGTTTCTCCCAGTAGCTTGCGCCGTATTGAAGCTCAGATGAGAGAGCAAATTCTCAACTACCAGGTACAGATGCAACAACAGTTGGAAAACCATTCAGCGCCGATTGAAGTCCGTGCGGGGGCTGACGAAACGTTCTTTCCTGAAGTTGTACTGGTATTGATGGATTTGGTTTCCGGCTACATTATTTTAGAAGATTATAGTACCGACCGCCAGTACCTCACTTGGAGCCAAAAAGCTAAGAGTGCGCTCAACAATTTGGGTACGACGGTGATAGTTAAATCTCTGGTCAGTGACCGCGCGAGTGCTTTAATTCAGTTGGCTGTGCATATGGGTTGTCTTTCCATCCCTGACCTGTTTCATGCCATGCGGGGTATTTCCAGAGTAATCGGTTGCCGTTTTGGTAACCGATTAAATCAAATTAAGAAACAGTTACGTACCCTACATAATCAAGCTTTAAACTACTCAGGACATAGCCAATCTATCCCTAAAAAACTAGCACAAAAAATTGCTGTTCTACAAGAGCAATATAACTTTTTATTAACTGGCAAGCTGGCTTACCACAATATATTGCATCAAATTACTTGTGCCGTTCATCCTTTTGCTATTGATGGTAGTGGGTTTCAAACTACAGTCGATGTCGCCACCATTCTTTATCAACAATTACCCCAGTTAGCGACGTTAGGATATACTTACCAAATTCCCAAGTTAGAAACAGCTATATCAACATTTAGCGGTCAAGTTAGTGCGATTGCTGCTGGAATTAACCTGTGGTGGCAATCTGTAGAAGAAAGTTTGCAGTTAGAGCAAGTTTCTCCCGACCTATCTAATTGGTTACTTGGTTATTTTTTACCCCATTTTTATTGGCTCTCAGTCATTAAACAAACTAAAAACCCTGCTTTAAAGGAAATTTATACTCAGGTATCAAGGCATTATTCAAGCCACTTATTGGAACATCCCTTAACCAGTAAAGTCTCTAAGAATGAATGGATACACTGGCGTTCTTGGGCGGAGCAAATGTCGGCTCAATTTCAACGTAGCTCTTCTGCCATTGAGGGACGCAATGGTTATTTATCTCGTATACATCATTGTGGACGCGGAATTTCTTCAAAGCATTTACAGGTGTTGACTGTTATTCATAACTTTGATATCCAACGAGCCGATAAGACCACAGCAGCACAACGTTTATTCAATCAAGAATTTCCCGCTTTATTTGATTGGGTAATCTCACAGATGGGTGACTTACCTTTACCCCGTAAATCTTACCAAATCATCTAG
- a CDS encoding relaxase/mobilization nuclease domain-containing protein, whose translation MIGKQIISNGFGATSKYVLGKEDAELLYSNMGGANYQQLSQEFAAIARLRPNNNRACLHAVLSLPHREDDQGEVIAHESLNNNQWVEIGQRWLEEMGFTDNQYLMVRHHDTKHEHLHIVANRIRLDGEVVPDSYNFFRSQAVIRKIEQDYELEAVTPSWETHRRAPTTPELKEFERTGTGSVRLTIAELAQEAASNSPTMPEYLDRMKELGVEVKVNITRNDKVRGLSYSMGAYAFQGSDIGKDYSWNGLQQYLGVSYVQSRDFETISQGESRTNNSKSRPARTSQQNESGDRTVEPTVSQPAAADHQFDPGKQLVQTAVNQLNRNTEQLTAAVSQLDRSTDDFSRRLEQTNSNSRKRATNLRRDS comes from the coding sequence GTGATCGGCAAACAGATTATTAGTAACGGTTTTGGTGCGACTAGCAAATACGTCTTGGGTAAAGAAGATGCAGAACTTCTTTACAGCAATATGGGCGGTGCTAATTACCAGCAGTTATCCCAAGAGTTTGCTGCGATCGCACGATTACGACCTAATAATAATCGCGCTTGTCTCCATGCAGTATTGTCATTACCTCATAGAGAAGATGATCAGGGAGAGGTAATTGCACATGAAAGTCTGAATAATAACCAGTGGGTAGAAATTGGTCAACGCTGGTTAGAGGAAATGGGATTTACAGATAATCAATATCTAATGGTTCGTCATCACGATACAAAGCACGAACATTTGCACATTGTCGCTAACCGTATCCGTTTAGATGGAGAAGTGGTTCCCGACAGTTATAATTTCTTTCGCAGCCAAGCTGTTATTAGAAAAATAGAACAAGACTATGAACTAGAAGCCGTAACGCCTAGTTGGGAAACTCACCGTCGCGCACCCACTACACCAGAACTGAAAGAATTTGAACGAACAGGCACAGGTAGTGTCAGATTGACTATTGCAGAATTAGCACAAGAAGCTGCTTCAAACAGTCCAACCATGCCAGAGTATCTTGATCGCATGAAAGAGTTAGGCGTTGAAGTCAAGGTCAATATTACTAGAAACGATAAAGTACGCGGTCTTTCATACTCAATGGGTGCTTATGCTTTTCAAGGTAGCGACATTGGGAAAGACTATAGCTGGAATGGTTTGCAACAATATTTAGGAGTTAGTTATGTCCAAAGTCGAGACTTTGAAACAATTAGCCAAGGGGAAAGCCGAACGAATAATAGTAAATCTCGACCTGCCAGAACAAGTCAGCAAAATGAATCAGGCGATCGCACAGTTGAGCCAACAGTTAGCCAACCAGCAGCAGCAGATCACCAGTTTGACCCAGGAAAACAACTGGTTCAAACAGCAGTTAACCAACTCAATCGAAACACAGAGCAACTTACAGCAGCAGTTAGCCAACTCGATAGAAGCACAGACGACTTTAGCAGAAGGCTTGAGCAAACTAACAGTAACAGTAGAAAACGGGCTACCAATCTAAGGCGGGACAGTTAG
- a CDS encoding plasmid mobilization protein — MGVKAKRSDGAVRTIAWSVRFAADECDQLREKAYRAHTSVSEYIRRAALGRKVIEPAPPPAVNIQTYRELSSIGNNLNQLVAAVNRAVLMEQDVNVDELKLSRLIDGLQVSIKEVQVQLLTVETGEDNQQ, encoded by the coding sequence GTGGGAGTAAAAGCTAAAAGATCTGATGGTGCAGTACGAACGATCGCCTGGTCGGTGCGGTTCGCTGCTGACGAATGCGACCAACTCAGAGAAAAAGCATATCGCGCCCACACTAGCGTTAGTGAATATATTCGTAGAGCAGCACTGGGCAGAAAGGTAATTGAACCTGCCCCACCACCAGCAGTTAACATTCAAACTTATCGAGAACTATCAAGCATTGGTAACAACCTCAATCAATTAGTAGCAGCAGTAAACAGAGCAGTATTGATGGAGCAGGATGTCAATGTTGATGAGTTGAAACTGTCAAGACTTATAGATGGGTTGCAAGTTTCAATCAAAGAAGTGCAAGTGCAACTGTTAACCGTTGAAACTGGAGAGGATAACCAACAGTGA
- a CDS encoding ribbon-helix-helix domain-containing protein, with protein MNLMNDEFDLPKVNIGARIPPAWAEELKELAINIGCSQTELITEAIGRYLEKPIDKIVDRVTTLERKLDGFNDNGTVETVETGISSKLLNKLEQVIEINQTIIKENTKTNQILIKKNSEINQTIFKENTELKNIIANLNNTIANLSHQLNNLSDQINNIQQQPPTENLTLVDTGGSPELIKKNEQVIEIDQAPIKETAKINQTIIKENTELKNTIANLKNTIANQKNTIANLNHQIDNIKQQPPIERLIEPVSDNKFLGGLTQTELCIRSGINPGSLAGKAKKAGLSPQEYLAERTGWEYRVRPGGKLGRWYPPEE; from the coding sequence ATGAATCTTATGAATGATGAATTTGATCTACCAAAAGTAAATATTGGAGCCAGGATTCCCCCAGCTTGGGCAGAAGAACTTAAAGAGTTGGCTATTAATATAGGCTGTAGTCAAACTGAATTGATAACAGAAGCCATCGGACGCTATCTCGAAAAACCGATAGATAAAATAGTTGACCGTGTTACTACTCTAGAAAGAAAGTTAGATGGATTCAACGATAACGGTACTGTTGAAACTGTTGAGACTGGAATAAGTTCAAAGTTACTCAATAAACTTGAGCAAGTTATAGAGATTAATCAAACCATTATTAAAGAGAATACTAAGACTAATCAAATCCTCATTAAAAAAAATTCTGAGATTAATCAAACTATTTTTAAAGAAAACACTGAGCTTAAAAATATTATAGCCAACCTAAACAATACTATAGCCAACCTTAGCCATCAACTAAATAACCTTAGTGATCAAATAAATAATATCCAACAGCAACCTCCCACTGAGAATCTGACGCTAGTTGATACTGGAGGAAGTCCAGAGTTAATCAAAAAAAATGAGCAAGTTATAGAGATTGATCAAGCCCCAATTAAAGAAACTGCTAAGATTAATCAAACTATTATTAAAGAAAATACTGAGCTTAAAAATACTATAGCCAACCTGAAAAATACTATAGCCAACCAAAAAAATACTATAGCTAACCTTAACCATCAAATAGATAATATTAAACAGCAACCACCAATAGAGAGATTGATTGAGCCAGTTTCTGACAATAAGTTTCTTGGAGGTCTTACCCAGACTGAACTGTGCATACGTTCTGGTATCAACCCTGGAAGTTTAGCAGGTAAGGCTAAAAAAGCTGGTCTATCTCCCCAAGAGTATCTAGCAGAGCGGACTGGTTGGGAATACCGAGTACGACCAGGCGGCAAGCTAGGACGGTGGTATCCACCAGAAGAGTAG
- a CDS encoding plasmid mobilization protein encodes MSTANPLSQLRDAIKAQLAGVNIIPDPSRDITITFRVSHAEKLRLESRCEGILQSDYIRARLFDYALPRRKTVMPVANREVRYHLKQIAANINQQSLDINQAVKQGLQPLNKDVKAYSQKLKAVEVLIKELRKQLDLTTLSSDSQDDAK; translated from the coding sequence ATGTCTACAGCTAATCCGCTCTCACAACTTAGAGATGCTATCAAGGCTCAGTTAGCAGGAGTCAACATAATTCCAGATCCAAGCAGGGATATTACAATTACGTTCCGTGTAAGTCATGCTGAGAAACTGCGGTTAGAGTCTAGGTGTGAGGGAATATTGCAGAGTGATTATATCAGGGCTAGACTGTTTGACTATGCACTACCAAGACGTAAAACTGTGATGCCTGTTGCTAATCGGGAGGTGCGTTATCACTTAAAACAGATAGCAGCTAATATTAATCAGCAGAGTTTAGATATTAATCAAGCTGTTAAACAAGGCTTACAGCCACTTAATAAAGATGTTAAAGCGTACAGTCAGAAGTTAAAAGCTGTTGAAGTGTTAATAAAGGAACTACGCAAACAGCTTGATTTGACGACATTGAGTAGTGATAGTCAAGATGATGCTAAGTGA
- a CDS encoding relaxase/mobilization nuclease domain-containing protein, with the protein MIGRIYTSKSFRATVGNVLEKTGALVIGGNMYGDDVESLTLEFMVSRNLAPSVKSPCYHLVLSELPTDKSDEQLALLAERHFAAVIVLSRLKRDLSSVGVENKLSDKELNKLIDEFIDDGLAAYDYFVARSGAVDQYEVDIVASRINFINGVALATWKHWEYVERSLQLLENRVQTG; encoded by the coding sequence ATGATTGGGAGAATCTATACCAGTAAATCTTTTAGAGCGACTGTTGGGAATGTGTTGGAAAAAACAGGGGCGCTTGTTATTGGTGGAAATATGTACGGTGATGATGTTGAGTCACTTACATTAGAGTTTATGGTTTCTCGCAATCTAGCTCCTAGTGTGAAGTCTCCTTGTTACCATCTGGTACTGTCAGAACTGCCTACTGATAAATCTGATGAACAATTAGCTCTCCTTGCAGAACGTCATTTTGCTGCTGTGATTGTTTTATCAAGGTTAAAGAGAGATTTATCCAGTGTGGGAGTTGAGAACAAGTTATCAGATAAGGAACTAAATAAACTGATTGATGAGTTTATTGATGATGGTTTAGCTGCTTACGATTACTTTGTTGCTCGTAGTGGTGCAGTTGATCAGTATGAAGTGGATATTGTTGCGAGTCGAATTAATTTTATCAATGGCGTGGCTCTAGCCACGTGGAAGCACTGGGAATATGTTGAGCGTTCTTTGCAACTGCTAGAAAACCGAGTACAGACTGGTTAG
- a CDS encoding type II toxin-antitoxin system VapC family toxin, with protein sequence MVIDTSVLMAIIYAEPEELIFLELINESEDCLLSSPSYVEASIVVGTKHGEQGIEKLKLLMEALSITITPFSAEQAQLASEAFLKFGKGRHPAKLNMGDCFSYALAKSTNQPLLFKGNDFTHTDIDKVVY encoded by the coding sequence ATGGTTATTGATACTTCAGTTCTCATGGCAATTATCTATGCTGAACCTGAAGAATTAATATTTCTTGAGCTAATTAATGAGAGTGAGGATTGTCTGCTTTCTTCTCCAAGCTATGTTGAAGCATCTATAGTTGTAGGTACTAAACATGGTGAGCAGGGTATAGAAAAATTGAAATTATTGATGGAAGCCCTCTCTATAACTATTACCCCTTTCAGTGCAGAGCAAGCACAGTTAGCAAGTGAAGCATTCTTGAAGTTTGGTAAAGGTCGCCATCCAGCGAAGCTAAATATGGGAGATTGTTTTTCCTATGCTTTAGCAAAATCTACAAATCAGCCTTTGTTATTCAAAGGTAATGACTTTACCCATACCGATATCGACAAAGTAGTTTACTAA
- a CDS encoding DUF3987 domain-containing protein codes for MVANFKQRLPYQSGKNHPCPICDRTKDGDCKFSETEALCHTHIDGEPIGLNNSTHLLLWKYNGATKDRGWGQYRLDTRERQERKEIRAKSRKEYFYDDRNGNRLIKVTRVDDGQGRKQFYQSHWDGQKWVSGLTEEVKKAVPIYKYQQVRSAIANGQPIFMVEGEGVADALWELGIAATTTLGGSKKYRTYGDYSQDLVGASLVISPDRDECGLEHMEDINQDFPDAQWCYCFPDSPLWEHIPKNSGSDLADWIINDKATEKDIMNAVGAKRELKQFQPNDNSNSNVISHPTATREIYTNEEIDQKINQFISEGLSGSQLELQLANLAANSPHSSSVIEKIYKAKLKECELFESRKEVADELDVLLLASSSTVELEKILPTDLANPITKLASWLSLRPEGYLTCLLTAVSTLHKVGTKIVLHNGMGFKVTPNLFAGIVAESSQKKSPIVKAMVSEPLGILQGKAREEYNSSKKQYELDCSEWDRLKGDERRDRFPEGKPQKPVMKRYYYSSSTNEGLVNQVTAYPEQGILANVDELAGLFKSANAYRNGRGSDEEDMLSFYDGTGSSVLRADGMRADLEGLLLGIVGTIQPLTIQKMMQDCSDGNGKWARFIFVNQPLAASEMPDDGGDIDLHLMLARLYENIDKLPATTYRLSPEAFQYFRGQYNKLEQKRVNDPNPGMRTVWGKTEGRIGKLAINLHVIHELMNGRTPSEVIPLDIIKKAVRLAKFYCHQVQAMYSEFSSGSLAPHLAKIIQLCERKQRAVTPKEISLTFPHSKRPKAEVVKIWFNELAAMGLGNVEGKGRLVEFSSISTSSSLPVVTSSHSVVSPVVSQKPTQTHILQELQNSSSLSSQISPFASVDQLDGQNDLLQAQLVVEPVEERIENLTTETTETTESVFAIPVEDSSSSHATTEATTELTTETTGATTEIKIDLKIGSSVMINCPQSPKHNQIAQILRAAKTEGYWVVQFSDGTDTILPTSNLPLVQQMALPLQESGIQVGDKVKDSKKEGVVVERYQQGSDFICGVDFGDKIGVVYLSESELNKRFTRIGSKL; via the coding sequence ATGGTAGCCAACTTCAAACAAAGACTTCCTTATCAATCAGGTAAAAATCACCCCTGCCCTATCTGCGATCGCACCAAAGATGGCGACTGCAAGTTTTCTGAAACCGAGGCGCTGTGCCATACACATATAGACGGTGAACCTATCGGTTTAAACAATTCAACCCACCTTTTACTTTGGAAATATAACGGAGCTACTAAGGATCGGGGTTGGGGACAGTATCGCCTAGACACGAGAGAGAGACAAGAGAGAAAGGAAATCCGCGCCAAATCAAGGAAGGAATACTTCTACGACGATCGCAACGGCAACCGATTAATTAAAGTTACCCGCGTAGACGATGGGCAAGGTCGCAAGCAGTTCTACCAGTCTCACTGGGATGGTCAAAAATGGGTGAGTGGGCTAACTGAAGAAGTTAAAAAAGCAGTCCCCATTTATAAATACCAGCAAGTTCGATCTGCGATCGCCAACGGACAACCTATTTTTATGGTTGAAGGTGAGGGCGTAGCCGATGCTCTATGGGAATTGGGAATTGCAGCAACGACAACACTAGGCGGTTCTAAAAAATATCGCACTTATGGCGACTACTCACAAGATTTAGTAGGCGCATCATTGGTAATTAGCCCAGACCGTGATGAATGTGGGCTTGAACACATGGAAGATATTAATCAAGATTTCCCTGATGCTCAATGGTGCTACTGCTTCCCAGATTCTCCACTATGGGAACACATACCTAAAAATAGTGGGAGTGATTTAGCTGACTGGATTATCAATGACAAAGCAACTGAAAAAGATATTATGAACGCTGTAGGAGCCAAGCGAGAGTTAAAGCAGTTTCAACCAAACGATAACAGCAACAGCAATGTTATTTCTCATCCCACAGCTACACGGGAAATCTACACTAATGAAGAAATCGATCAAAAAATTAATCAATTTATCAGTGAGGGATTGTCTGGCAGCCAATTAGAATTGCAGCTTGCTAATCTAGCTGCAAATTCTCCTCACAGTTCAAGTGTTATTGAGAAGATTTACAAAGCCAAACTCAAAGAGTGTGAACTTTTTGAGAGCAGAAAGGAAGTCGCGGACGAATTAGATGTTTTACTATTAGCTTCTTCTTCCACTGTAGAACTTGAAAAAATCCTGCCAACTGACTTAGCAAATCCCATTACCAAATTAGCGAGTTGGCTTTCTTTACGTCCTGAAGGCTATCTAACTTGTTTGCTAACTGCTGTTTCAACACTGCATAAAGTAGGTACTAAAATAGTACTTCATAATGGTATGGGGTTCAAGGTTACGCCCAACTTATTCGCTGGAATTGTTGCCGAATCTTCCCAGAAAAAATCACCAATTGTTAAAGCAATGGTATCTGAGCCTTTGGGAATTTTACAAGGAAAAGCTAGAGAGGAGTATAACTCATCTAAAAAACAATACGAATTAGATTGCTCTGAGTGGGACAGACTCAAAGGAGATGAAAGACGCGATCGCTTCCCAGAGGGCAAACCACAAAAACCTGTAATGAAACGCTACTACTATTCAAGTAGCACTAATGAAGGGCTGGTTAATCAAGTTACTGCGTACCCAGAACAAGGCATTTTAGCCAATGTTGACGAGTTAGCTGGATTATTTAAATCTGCTAATGCCTACCGCAATGGACGTGGTAGTGATGAAGAGGATATGTTGAGTTTTTACGATGGCACGGGCAGCAGTGTTTTACGTGCCGATGGGATGAGAGCAGATTTAGAGGGATTACTACTAGGCATCGTTGGGACAATCCAGCCATTAACAATCCAAAAAATGATGCAGGATTGTTCCGATGGCAATGGTAAATGGGCAAGGTTCATCTTTGTTAATCAGCCGTTAGCCGCTTCAGAAATGCCGGACGACGGCGGAGATATTGACCTACATCTGATGTTGGCTCGTCTCTACGAAAATATTGATAAACTACCAGCTACTACTTACCGACTCAGCCCTGAAGCTTTCCAATATTTTAGAGGGCAGTATAACAAGCTAGAACAGAAACGAGTTAATGACCCAAACCCAGGTATGAGAACAGTTTGGGGTAAGACAGAGGGACGTATCGGCAAGCTGGCAATCAATCTGCACGTAATCCATGAACTGATGAACGGGCGGACACCATCTGAGGTTATACCCCTCGACATCATCAAAAAAGCTGTAAGGCTGGCTAAATTCTACTGTCATCAAGTACAGGCTATGTACAGTGAGTTTTCATCCGGTTCCCTCGCGCCACACTTAGCCAAAATTATACAACTGTGCGAGCGCAAACAGAGAGCAGTTACACCTAAAGAAATCTCTCTAACTTTTCCTCACAGCAAGCGCCCCAAAGCGGAAGTTGTAAAAATTTGGTTTAACGAGTTAGCTGCAATGGGATTGGGAAATGTTGAAGGAAAAGGTCGGCTAGTTGAATTTAGTAGTATTTCAACTTCCAGTAGTCTCCCAGTAGTCACCAGTAGTCACTCAGTAGTCAGTCCAGTAGTCAGCCAAAAACCTACTCAAACCCATATATTGCAAGAGTTACAAAATTCCAGTAGTCTCAGTAGTCAAATTTCGCCTTTTGCTTCAGTTGATCAGCTTGACGGGCAAAATGATTTACTGCAAGCACAATTAGTAGTTGAGCCAGTAGAAGAAAGAATTGAAAATTTGACTACTGAGACTACTGAGACTACTGAAAGCGTATTCGCTATACCAGTAGAAGATTCCAGCAGTAGTCATGCTACTACTGAAGCGACTACTGAGCTTACTACTGAGACTACTGGAGCTACTACTGAAATAAAAATTGATTTGAAAATTGGATCGAGCGTAATGATTAATTGCCCACAATCTCCAAAACACAATCAAATCGCGCAAATCTTAAGAGCAGCAAAAACCGAGGGGTATTGGGTAGTACAGTTTTCAGATGGTACGGATACCATTCTCCCTACAAGCAATCTGCCACTGGTACAACAGATGGCGCTTCCTCTACAAGAATCAGGCATTCAAGTAGGCGACAAGGTGAAGGATTCTAAAAAGGAAGGCGTTGTAGTTGAGCGATATCAGCAAGGCAGTGACTTTATATGTGGTGTCGATTTTGGTGACAAGATTGGTGTTGTCTACCTCAGTGAATCTGAGCTTAATAAAAGATTTACTCGCATTGGCTCAAAACTCTGA